In Flavobacterium sp. 83, the genomic window CCTGAATCTGGAGTAAATGTATATTCAGTTGTTGTAACGTTGTTTAAAGCTGGCGACCAAGAACCTGTAATGTTGTTGTTAGATATTATTGGTAAAGGAAGTAATAATGTTCCTTCACAAATAGGAGCAATGACAGTGAATGTTGGAATTATTATTGGATTTACTGTAATTGTCAATTTATATGAATTGGCACATTGTCCTATATTTGGGGTAAATGTATATTCTGTTGTAGCAACTTTATTTAAAGCGGGCGACCAAGTTCCTTCAATGTTGTTGTTTGATTTTATTGGCAAGGGAGATAAAACTGTTCCTGCACAAATAGGAGCAATGACAGTGAATGTTGGAATTATTATTGGATTTACTGTAATTGTCAATTTGGTTGTTGTAGCACATTGACCTGAATTTGGGGTAAATGTATATTCAGTTGTTGCAACGTTATTTATAGCGGGCGACCAAGTTCCTATAATATTGTTGTTTGATTTTATTGGTAACGGAGATAAAACTGTTCCTGCACAAATAGGATTTACAGCAGTAAATGATGGAATTGTAACTGGATTTACTGTAATTGTCAATTTGGTTGTTGTAGCACACTGTCCTGAATTTGGTGTAAAAATATATTCAGTTGTTGTAATGTTGTTTAAAGCTGGAGACCAAGAACCTATAATATTGTTGTTTGATTTTATTGGCAAGGGAGCTAAAACAGTTCCTTCACAAATAGGAGCTACAGCGGTAAATGATGGAATTGTACCTGAATTTACTGTAATTATCAATTTGGTTTTTGTAGCACACTGTCCTGAATTTGGGGTAAATGTATATTCAGTTGTTGTAATGTTGTTTAAAGCTGGAGACCAAGAACCTATAATATTGTTGTTTGATTTTATTGGCAAGGGAGCTAAAACTGTTCCTTCACAAATAGGAGTCACAGTAGTAAATGATGGGATTGTAACTGGATTTACTGTAATTATTAATTTGGTTTTTGTAGCACACTGTCCAGAATTTGGTGTAAAAGTATATTCAGTTGTTGTAATGTTGTTTAAAGCTGGAGACCAAGTTCCTATGATGCCGTTATTAGATTGTAAAGGAAGTGCAGCAAGAAACTCTCCTTCACAAATAGAAGGAACCGCAGCAAATGTTGGAGTTGTTATTGAGTTTACAGTAATTATTCCGCTTATACTTGCGTTTGTCCCGCAACCTCCAGAAGTAGAAATAGTATAATTAAATATACCTGTATTAGTTGCAATTCCCTTAATAGTAAATTGATTTCCAACTAAACTAGTTGTTACACCTGTGGGTAAACTACCTAAGGTTAATGCAGCAGTTGTTGCACCTCCATCAATTGTAAAAATTATATCTGAAATAGTTTCATTTTCACAAATTTGTTGTGAACTTGCTCCTTGAGTAACACTTAATGTGGGACTTATTAAGCAAGCGTCAAGCACGCAGGATATTGAATTTGGTCCAAAGCAATCTGCCGGCGTGCCTGTTGGAGTAACTGTTATCACAACAGTTTCACCAGACGGAACATTTGGAACTGTATAGGTATAAACACTACCAAGATATCCAACATCCACAATAGGGTTATTTCCTATTTGATACGAAACAGAAAATGTTGCTGTTCCTAGGGCCAGCCAATCAAAGGTGATCGAATTAGCGGTTTTTGCACCACAATAAAGATAGGGAGTCGCAATGGTGCTGAATTAAATTTTTATTTCATCATTAACGGGACAAGTTGCCCCAAAAGGAAAAGCTTGAACAGAATATAAGCCGGACTGATTAACAGTAATTTGTGGCCCAAATTCTCCGGGAATTACATTGCCGTTGAAGCGCCATTCATGAATTTCGCTACCATTTAATCCTGAATTTAATACATGGTTTGAAGCACTGCATATTTTCAGGTCAGGTCCTAAATTAATTGCAGGAGAACTAAAACTCGCACCTTCTATAAATACAGCCGAATCATAATTATTGTCCCCAACATTAGCAATGGCTAACTTTATATGATAAGTTTCACCGCAAATTACATTGGCATTTGCTGCTAGGACCTTAGTAAATCCATCATATTGTATGGTTGAACCTCCTTCATTATTAACATAGTATGCACAATATTCACAAGGTCCTGTATTTGAATTTCCATTATTCAAATTGTTTATGGAGACAGGAAGTACAGTACTTGGTATGAGAGCTATATTTTTGGCGCCACCAGAAAAAGGCCCCGTTATTCCTGGACCACTTAAGAAAAAACCAAAATTATCATTATAAGAATCATTAACAAATTCGGGATACTCTTCTGAAGCAAAAACAAAATTAAAACTTAATTTATTTCCAACTGGAACAAAATCAAATTCGAGAATAGCAACGTTCTTAATCAATTGATTGTTAGAAAGAATTTTTAAGTCATTGTCTCCTACAAAAGGATTTGAAGTGGGTAACGTAGCTAAATCTCGGTCATTTGGTCCCACGGCAATTGCAGAATTACCCGTACTCAAAATTATTCCTTTATCAATCCCAATATTGGTAGTTGTACCGTTAGTAAAAAGTCCTACCTGATCACTAAGTGAATTTGCACTAACTGCAGAGCCATTAAATTTAATATTTGAAGCGTTTATCCCTTGTCCTACAACAACATTTTGGACTAATTGCAATGGTGTTTGTGTGGTATTATCTATAACTAATTGAGCATTGACAGCGCAATTAACCAGTATTAAAAATAATAAAAAATTTCTTTTCATTTAATCGACTTAGGGCAATTGATAATTTAATATTCTAAAATGAAAAGCCCCAAACCTTCATTTTATGATGACAAATATAGGTAACAGAATAATAATACTTTTCTGATTTTTATAAATAATTGTAAAAGACTTCATTAAAACTTAAAAATTTGACATCTACGCTTTTAATTAACTTTCTAATCTTGAATAGCAATCTATTTTAATATTCATTTTCTTATATTTACCAACTCAATATTTTCTTATGAAAAAAAGCTACTATTTACTATTTACATTATTTTTAATTACAGGAGTTAATGCTCAAGTAATTAATTTTCCTGACGTTAAATTTAAAAATAAATTATTAGAAGCTTATGACAATAGTTTTATCGCTAAAGATAAAAATGGACAAAAAATTAAAATTGACATAAATAATGACAGTGAAATTCAATATAGCGAAGCGCTAAATGTTGTAGAATTAAATCTTAATTTCTTCAATATTTCTGACTTAAATGGAATAGAAAATTTTACAAATCTTAAAGTATTACAATGTCTCGGTAATGAATTAACAAAACTTGATACATCAGGATTAAATGATTTAACTGCCTTGTATTGCTCTGGTAATAAAATTACAACTTTAAGTATTTTGAATTCTAAAAATTTAGAGGTCCTTGAATGTCATTCTAATCCATCATTAGATTTAAATGTGAGTGAATTGAAAAAACTCAAAACATTAAATTGCGAATATAGTAATTTGATTAATTTGAATTTGAGTGGATTAAGTTATTTAGAAAATCTAAAATGCAACAATAATCAATTAATTAGTTTAAACCTATCTGGTGCCATCAGTTTAAATTATCTTAAATGTGATTACAACAAATTACAAAAACTAGATGTTTCAGATTGCATTAATCTTGAAACAATAGTTTGTGATAATAATAAAATTGCTAGCTTAAATTTAGATGGATTGGTAAAAATGAGCGCGCTACTATGTAATGATAATATGCTTACAGATATAAGTTTTAATGGCTTGATAAATCTTTTCAATTTTAAATGTAATAATAATCAACTCAAAAATTTAGATTTAAGACCTTTGAAAAGACTTACATATTTATATTGTGGTAATAATTTTATAGAAAATATAGATTTTACTGGTGTCAGTG contains:
- a CDS encoding T9SS type B sorting domain-containing protein, which encodes MDVGYLGSVYTYTVPNVPSGETVVITVTPTGTPADCFGPNSISCVLDACLISPTLSVTQGASSQQICENETISDIIFTIDGGATTAALTLGSLPTGVTTSLVGNQFTIKGIATNTGIFNYTISTSGGCGTNASISGIITVNSITTPTFAAVPSICEGEFLAALPLQSNNGIIGTWSPALNNITTTEYTFTPNSGQCATKTKLIITVNPVTIPSFTTVTPICEGTVLAPLPIKSNNNIIGSWSPALNNITTTEYTFTPNSGQCATKTKLIITVNSGTIPSFTAVAPICEGTVLAPLPIKSNNNIIGSWSPALNNITTTEYIFTPNSGQCATTTKLTITVNPVTIPSFTAVNPICAGTVLSPLPIKSNNNIIGTWSPAINNVATTEYTFTPNSGQCATTTKLTITVNPIIIPTFTVIAPICAGTVLSPLPIKSNNNIEGTWSPALNKVATTEYTFTPNIGQCANSYKLTITVNPIIIPTFTVIAPICEGTLLLPLPIISNNNITGSWSPALNNVTTTEYTFTPDSGQCANSFKLTITVNPKPIPLLNNGIICIDKNTNTIIQSYILDSKLNAANYNFDWFLNGNKISNAIGNTLEATEKGIYAVIATNKITNCSSTLVQATVTEIFSNSTTIEIKQTNAFSNAATVTISIVQGIGKYEYQLDQGQFQSSNIFSDVPAGTHIINVIDTNGCTDLSQEITIVGYQKFFTPNGDGHNDTWNIIGFNRQSNAIIYIFDRYGKLLKQINSNDFGWDGTYNGYQMPATDYWFKVIYVEDGINKEFKSHFSLKR
- a CDS encoding choice-of-anchor L domain-containing protein, which produces MKRNFLLFLILVNCAVNAQLVIDNTTQTPLQLVQNVVVGQGINASNIKFNGSAVSANSLSDQVGLFTNGTTTNIGIDKGIILSTGNSAIAVGPNDRDLATLPTSNPFVGDNDLKILSNNQLIKNVAILEFDFVPVGNKLSFNFVFASEEYPEFVNDSYNDNFGFFLSGPGITGPFSGGAKNIALIPSTVLPVSINNLNNGNSNTGPCEYCAYYVNNEGGSTIQYDGFTKVLAANANVICGETYHIKLAIANVGDNNYDSAVFIEGASFSSPAINLGPDLKICSASNHVLNSGLNGSEIHEWRFNGNVIPGEFGPQITVNQSGLYSVQAFPFGATCPVNDEIKI